The genomic region CTTCCCATCTTGGATCTCTGTTTTTCTTCACAGTCTGCCAAATGCGCAAGtgaaatgtaaataatcaacaATCAAAGACCTATAGAATTTAGTCATCCATCACAGGTTTTGCAAGAAAGTGACAACTATTCCGTTGTATCTCTATTCTAGCAGGTGGTGGCTGAGCTCAGTTCACTTTTACCTTATAGAAACGAGTATGTGAATGAAACTTTTCCATCACTggcaataaatttttgaatgaaaagtTGCAAATCTTAAACCAAATCTTGATTTCTAATACTAGAGATTACCTTAGTTTTCCTCTCCTCCCCTCTAAAGTGTAGACGTACAGATGGATTTGTGTGGTACTTCCCTTCCACATCTTGAGCTTCATGGATTATAATGACAAGCAAACCACCAGTCTCTGGCGTTCCTTCAGGTGCTTTCTCCACTTCACCTGTCtgttcaaaatttggaatcTCATCATCCTTAAAAGGTTTGTAATTGACTTCAACTACAATCTGCCCTCGCGACTTTTCGTTCTGAACGTCGTTGGGATCTAAAGTTTTAAGAAGTTCGAGAGTAAGAGTTTTTGGCTCCTCCGGAGTGAGGTCTTTTAGCGGGACTACACACAAGCCCATCTTGTCATGTGATCCAAcctaaacaaatgaaataaaccTGAGAAATACCGAGAAATACAGGGGAAGGATTGGGACAAATAATAACAAAGCTTCCTTATCCCCACTCATACTGATGATTGTCAAGTACCTCATCCCAGTCGTAGACCGTTAGTGTTAAAATTTGAGTTTCTGGGTCCCTAATCGCGAGACTAAATTCTTCATCCCACTCAGGGTTCAAGTTTTTCATCTTGACAGttgtttttttggtttgaACTTTGTCATCACTGAGTGTTAGCTTCACATAAGGGTCGGATGCCCCTAAAAGGTCTTTTTTCTTGAGTTTCATCGCTCGGATAACCTTTACATTGAGGAGCCCACGTGGTTTCTGCATTGCTCTGTTGATTACCAATGCAGAAGGATATTAGAAATCGGAGTAAAGATATAAGAATTGCAAAAGTACACATGAACTTACGTCGCAGGATCCATTATTTGAACTTCAAGTCTTTTAGgccataaatacatatttgcaACCTGATCTTTGATAAGTTCCTGAAGAAGCGTGAAATCTAATAATTGAAACTATAGGTTACAAATGAACTTCTGATGATTAATGAGGTCAAAGctcaaaatattgaactatACCTGTACAATTCTGTATACTCCAGGAATGGACATAGCATCGCAACCTAGCAGCTTTACTCCAAAGTCAACATGAGGCTGCAGACAGAATTAAAGGATATGGAACTAAGATATTGAACATTAGTAATTTCCAAGAGAATTATCACGAATGGAAGTAAACCTGTCAATCCGCACCTTCTCCATTAGAGAAACATGTATATTTGCAAAACAAGGAAACACTGGAACCAGAGGCTTCAATGTAATGCGTGGAAGGGCAAATACTTGCAAGTCAAGCACCTGAAATAAATGGATATTTTCGAGTGTTAAACATGTAACTGTTATGAGCGAAAATACATGAGAAAAATGTACATAATTCCCATGGCTTATTACCTGTACAGTAGCTCTCAGCCCAAATGCCTTGACAGCAACGAGGATGTTTGGATTAGCTGCCCACTTCAAGCCTAGTTCCATTATCAATTCCTTTTCCTCGGTGTTGTATACTTTCATTCCTGGTCAGATACGGTAGATTTTATGATAACAGCCAGAGTTATGTAGCGGGAGAAGCAAAAGACACGGGAGTTTCAGTgtgcaaaaaattaatatctttccTTTCATGGAAAAAGTAA from Sesamum indicum cultivar Zhongzhi No. 13 linkage group LG3, S_indicum_v1.0, whole genome shotgun sequence harbors:
- the LOC105159354 gene encoding synaptotagmin-2 — encoded protein: MGFISTIMGLFGFGMGFGFGLVVGYFMFIYFQPTEVEDPELRPLVEQTTEGLQKLIPEIPIWIKNPDYDRLDWLNKFLEYMWPYLDKAICKMAKKIAEPIIAEEIPKYKIESVEFETLTLGSLPPTFQGMKVYNTEEKELIMELGLKWAANPNILVAVKAFGLRATVQVLDLQVFALPRITLKPLVPVFPCFANIHVSLMEKPHVDFGVKLLGCDAMSIPGVYRIVQELIKDQVANMYLWPKRLEVQIMDPATAMQKPRGLLNVKVIRAMKLKKKDLLGASDPYVKLTLSDDKVQTKKTTVKMKNLNPEWDEEFSLAIRDPETQILTLTVYDWDEVGSHDKMGLCVVPLKDLTPEEPKTLTLELLKTLDPNDVQNEKSRGQIVVEVNYKPFKDDEIPNFEQTGEVEKAPEGTPETGGLLVIIIHEAQDVEGKYHTNPSVRLHFRGEERKTKTVKKNRDPRWEEEFQFVLEEPPTNDRVHVEVRSSSKKLGLRHPKETLGYVDINLADVVHNKRINERYHLIDSKNGTIQIEMQWRTAT